The Nitrospira sp. KM1 genome includes a window with the following:
- a CDS encoding carboxypeptidase-like regulatory domain-containing protein — MRSALVVLTWCLIVFGTGALASAYEEMPVGDGGTITGKVSITDGKPIPKGFNLITFPDPVYCGRISTGTGWRILKEFEVAGGGGLKDTVVWLADVKSGKPFQFAPQTIEARDCRFLPFVTIVRDREEVVIMNMDPVMHDIQAYETSNLGPRVLFNTPLPMNPHHKRNVGADSHEHLAGQPVKEVIHMTKGRKFFVMQCGFHAYMESWGLAVENPYYQLTGPDGSFSLTDVPPGEYTLVAWHPGVGTTIEKKITVGAKGSVRADFLFESPKGRRSAHEIEENPHYGLESLGKTVDIRPTLELQQP, encoded by the coding sequence ATGAGAAGCGCATTGGTCGTACTTACGTGGTGTTTGATCGTCTTCGGTACCGGCGCATTGGCGTCTGCCTATGAGGAGATGCCGGTCGGGGACGGGGGAACTATCACCGGAAAGGTGTCGATCACCGACGGCAAGCCGATTCCCAAAGGATTCAATCTGATCACGTTTCCCGATCCAGTGTATTGCGGCCGGATCTCCACTGGCACCGGCTGGCGCATCCTGAAGGAATTCGAAGTGGCAGGGGGAGGCGGATTAAAAGATACGGTCGTCTGGCTGGCGGATGTCAAATCAGGAAAGCCTTTTCAATTCGCTCCTCAAACCATTGAGGCGCGGGACTGTCGATTTCTGCCTTTTGTGACCATAGTTCGTGACCGCGAAGAAGTCGTGATCATGAATATGGATCCGGTCATGCACGATATCCAGGCGTATGAAACATCAAATCTGGGACCACGGGTGCTGTTTAACACGCCTCTGCCCATGAATCCCCATCACAAGAGGAATGTTGGTGCCGACAGTCACGAGCATCTGGCCGGTCAGCCGGTCAAGGAAGTCATCCATATGACGAAGGGACGGAAGTTTTTTGTCATGCAGTGCGGATTCCATGCGTACATGGAAAGTTGGGGGTTGGCTGTTGAGAATCCCTATTACCAGTTGACCGGTCCCGACGGGAGTTTCTCGCTTACCGACGTTCCGCCGGGAGAGTATACCCTGGTAGCTTGGCACCCCGGTGTCGGCACCACCATCGAGAAGAAGATAACCGTGGGTGCGAAAGGTTCCGTCCGGGCTGATTTCCTCTTCGAGTCGCCGAAAGGGCGTCGGAGCGCTCACGAGATCGAAGAGAACCCGCATTACGGACTGGAGTCGCTCGGCAAGACCGTCGACATCAGACCGACCCTGGAACTCCAACAACCATAA
- a CDS encoding multicopper oxidase domain-containing protein: MLLSHKSGVLSNTPMLGAIAAAALLWAPLASAEDPSSHVALNQQLPAWAEQLKGQTIVEDSMEGRADRAARVDQHHQRVMEHMAHDPQVQGVNTGMYNTSSMMHQYGAGGQDMLLVSDPRVEPVAMNGGGKCPATAPVKQYNVSAINVEITLNQWLDFYPGYMYVLDENLDKVREEETKNKDGRDKEGHDPGAVLPGVQAQWIQPLVIRGNQGDCVKIKLSNKLEGGEDVSLHIHGSSMVVSASGASATTTNPDTIVAKDKAGEFEWYIHPSTQEGVRQFHTFANDRELTVMGLFGAFVVEPRGSSYLEPLGAGDPAPASSGWQTIIKNGTGPDFREFVLIYHEVGDEAFRPLNKKGDFLPQRDPLTDAYRPGGRAINYRSEPFGINNMHVQHEYFGFEDESMGYSSYTFGDPSPTIPRSYMGDPAKFRLVHGGSEVFHSHHPHGGTIRWPRSPRAIDDMNLWATSANGPVKYPVIRAKTDRVDVEVIGPSEALDLETECGSGLCQQLAGDFLFHCHVAHHYVAGMWGYWRVYNTLQQGDMRNDVMPDLRELPDRKGRIKTPISSDKLIGQTVDWFGTQFKIVEKGKSNWKSNPAVISIKDWVEMQLPTMGKPGHKDDEKGQIVSYDATVLDWAWKGTVALSEPESTIDNPKYKSSHPGKRHPIMFEPLTGKVAWPHLTPHFGKRVMFSPNHVGAPWLEMIRRDENGEESVDQAKPGEQGNWSLCPVNAGRKNYNVHFIKLPIKIAKAQGKEPPVVDPNGLIYVLHEEEAAIRANDDLKYPLVVRGNIYDCVDWTLTSEWDDDDYTNFQSSKINTHWHFLQFDNQASDGVITGFSYEQSVRPFTMLDKKNKKGLPVPMNTALTAPAKKGATSLTVKNAKQYHVGTLILVGADNVKGNEISRIKAISGNTLTLANKLKNDHPANDIVTVEFVRQRFWVDADVGTVFWHDHAFGATTWPHGGFGTFIAEPVGSTYHDPKTGKLVWSGPIADIHTNEPVGHGVNNSFRELMVQVHDTVPHTVNIVTAGNPPGQPVEVALEAGKTVSFMMPEKLYMTPMPFLNGGTHTTGSGLNFRAGPIAQRLATNPDVSQAFNSQIHGDPYTPLLRAYTGDTMVFRLLHTLMNETMTWTLAGHTFWSERYAPDANRKNSIHIGIAERYDLVVPEAGGPRHLAGDYIHFNGRSSKFSEGGWGIIRVYDKEQSDLKKLPAGFSVKGEIPKALPVCPADAPVKSFNVVAMDYPAMTFNSKAPEAIEVDFERKIQITNPEAKVYALEEDVAKVSGGSQPMPLTLRVNTGDCVKVNLKNKMKESKASFSAIGLAFDPKDSMGANIGNNPGDQTIAPGAERTYTYYADPFNGETTSLVWDWGNVMTNPRNGLFGAVVVGPKGSKYRDPKTGADLTNKNAWAADVIIDRSVPGNETRANYRDVALFFQDEDNIIGTSFMPYVQNVAGLTGVNYRSEPYKYREEQGCSLGKVFQPCKADKPEDPATPIIETHAGDPVRIHVIGANNEQNGMFSVEKHEWPIEPFMRGADQISVVEFSGSEVLDAFVSSAGGPYRLPGDYVYSNQRLPYSQSGQWGYLRVLPSGDQRLLPLSGAGAGMKSASLEEAAHVIPVAAK; encoded by the coding sequence ATGTTGTTGAGTCACAAATCAGGGGTTTTGAGTAACACCCCCATGCTCGGCGCAATAGCGGCTGCGGCCCTGCTCTGGGCTCCGCTCGCATCCGCCGAGGATCCATCGTCCCACGTCGCGCTGAATCAGCAGCTCCCCGCTTGGGCGGAGCAGCTCAAGGGGCAAACCATCGTCGAGGATTCGATGGAAGGCCGCGCCGACCGCGCGGCAAGGGTGGACCAGCATCATCAGCGCGTCATGGAGCATATGGCTCATGACCCGCAGGTGCAGGGCGTAAACACCGGCATGTACAACACCTCCTCTATGATGCATCAATACGGAGCGGGTGGACAGGACATGTTGCTGGTATCCGATCCCCGCGTTGAGCCGGTCGCCATGAACGGCGGAGGCAAGTGTCCCGCCACCGCCCCCGTGAAGCAGTACAACGTCTCGGCGATCAACGTCGAAATCACTCTCAATCAGTGGTTGGACTTCTATCCCGGCTACATGTACGTCCTCGATGAGAATCTCGACAAGGTCCGCGAGGAAGAAACGAAAAATAAGGATGGACGTGACAAAGAGGGGCACGATCCGGGCGCGGTTCTGCCCGGTGTGCAGGCCCAGTGGATTCAGCCCCTCGTGATCCGTGGGAACCAGGGCGACTGCGTGAAGATCAAGCTCAGTAACAAGCTCGAAGGCGGAGAAGATGTCAGCCTTCATATCCATGGGTCCTCTATGGTGGTGAGCGCGTCGGGAGCGTCGGCTACGACGACGAATCCAGACACCATTGTCGCCAAGGATAAAGCGGGTGAATTCGAGTGGTACATTCATCCGTCGACTCAGGAAGGGGTCCGTCAGTTTCACACGTTTGCCAACGACCGCGAATTGACCGTTATGGGGCTTTTCGGAGCGTTTGTCGTCGAACCGCGCGGTTCCAGCTATCTCGAACCGCTGGGAGCCGGTGATCCCGCTCCGGCCTCGAGCGGCTGGCAGACGATCATTAAGAACGGGACTGGTCCGGATTTCCGCGAGTTTGTGCTCATCTACCATGAAGTCGGTGACGAAGCGTTCCGTCCGCTCAATAAGAAGGGTGACTTCCTGCCTCAGCGCGACCCTTTAACGGACGCATATCGGCCGGGCGGTCGGGCGATCAATTATCGTAGCGAACCGTTTGGCATCAATAACATGCACGTGCAGCACGAATACTTCGGTTTCGAAGACGAGTCGATGGGCTACAGCTCCTATACCTTCGGCGATCCGTCCCCGACCATTCCACGTTCTTACATGGGCGATCCCGCCAAGTTCCGTCTCGTCCACGGCGGGTCAGAAGTTTTCCACAGTCACCATCCACATGGCGGCACGATCCGGTGGCCGCGGAGCCCACGGGCAATCGATGACATGAATCTTTGGGCCACCAGCGCCAACGGCCCGGTCAAGTATCCGGTCATCCGCGCGAAAACCGACCGTGTCGACGTCGAAGTCATCGGTCCATCCGAAGCCCTCGATCTCGAAACGGAATGTGGATCCGGTTTGTGTCAGCAACTCGCCGGCGACTTTCTCTTCCACTGTCACGTCGCGCACCATTACGTGGCGGGAATGTGGGGATACTGGCGCGTATACAACACGCTGCAACAGGGTGATATGCGGAACGATGTGATGCCGGATCTGCGGGAATTACCGGATCGCAAGGGCCGCATCAAGACCCCGATCTCGTCAGATAAATTGATTGGACAGACGGTCGACTGGTTCGGTACGCAGTTTAAGATCGTGGAAAAGGGAAAGAGCAATTGGAAGAGCAATCCGGCCGTGATCAGCATTAAGGATTGGGTCGAGATGCAACTTCCGACTATGGGTAAGCCAGGACACAAGGACGATGAGAAGGGACAGATTGTCTCTTATGACGCGACTGTGCTGGATTGGGCCTGGAAGGGCACTGTGGCATTGAGTGAACCTGAGAGCACAATCGACAATCCCAAGTATAAGTCTTCACATCCGGGCAAGCGGCACCCGATCATGTTCGAACCGCTGACCGGAAAAGTCGCGTGGCCGCACTTAACTCCGCACTTCGGGAAGCGGGTGATGTTCTCACCAAACCACGTCGGCGCGCCGTGGCTGGAAATGATTCGTCGTGACGAGAACGGTGAAGAGAGCGTCGATCAGGCAAAGCCTGGTGAACAGGGAAACTGGAGTCTTTGCCCGGTCAATGCAGGACGGAAGAATTATAACGTCCATTTCATCAAGCTGCCGATCAAGATTGCCAAGGCCCAGGGTAAGGAACCCCCGGTGGTCGACCCGAACGGCCTGATCTATGTTCTCCATGAGGAGGAAGCAGCAATCCGGGCCAACGACGACCTCAAGTATCCGTTGGTCGTTCGCGGCAATATCTATGATTGTGTCGATTGGACTCTGACCAGCGAGTGGGATGACGATGACTACACGAACTTCCAGTCATCCAAGATCAACACCCACTGGCATTTCCTCCAGTTCGACAACCAGGCATCCGACGGTGTGATCACCGGCTTCTCGTACGAGCAGTCGGTCCGGCCGTTCACGATGCTGGACAAGAAGAACAAGAAGGGACTTCCGGTCCCGATGAACACCGCGTTGACGGCCCCTGCCAAGAAGGGCGCGACCAGCCTCACGGTGAAAAACGCCAAGCAGTATCACGTGGGCACTCTGATTCTCGTAGGTGCCGACAACGTGAAGGGCAACGAAATATCCCGCATCAAGGCTATCAGCGGAAATACGCTGACCCTGGCCAACAAGTTGAAGAACGATCACCCGGCTAACGATATCGTGACGGTCGAGTTCGTTCGTCAACGGTTCTGGGTCGATGCCGACGTGGGAACCGTGTTCTGGCATGACCATGCATTTGGCGCCACCACATGGCCGCACGGCGGATTCGGTACGTTCATTGCCGAGCCAGTCGGATCAACGTATCACGATCCGAAGACCGGGAAGCTCGTGTGGAGCGGTCCGATCGCGGACATTCATACCAATGAGCCTGTGGGGCATGGAGTCAATAACAGCTTCCGTGAATTGATGGTTCAGGTGCACGATACCGTGCCGCACACCGTCAATATCGTCACGGCGGGAAATCCACCCGGTCAACCGGTTGAGGTGGCGCTCGAGGCGGGCAAGACTGTCTCGTTCATGATGCCGGAGAAGTTGTATATGACCCCGATGCCGTTCCTGAACGGCGGAACCCATACCACGGGCAGCGGTCTGAATTTTAGGGCCGGACCAATCGCCCAACGGTTGGCGACCAATCCGGATGTGTCGCAGGCCTTCAACAGCCAGATACACGGCGATCCGTATACGCCGCTCTTGAGAGCGTATACCGGGGACACGATGGTATTCCGTCTGTTGCACACGCTGATGAATGAAACCATGACCTGGACATTGGCCGGTCATACGTTCTGGTCCGAGCGGTATGCGCCAGATGCCAACCGGAAAAACTCGATCCATATCGGAATCGCCGAGCGGTACGATCTCGTGGTGCCTGAAGCGGGGGGGCCTCGGCATTTAGCCGGAGACTACATCCACTTCAATGGCCGGTCTTCGAAATTTTCAGAAGGCGGCTGGGGCATCATTCGGGTCTACGACAAGGAACAGTCGGATTTGAAGAAACTGCCGGCTGGTTTCTCCGTCAAGGGTGAGATTCCGAAGGCCTTGCCGGTCTGTCCGGCGGATGCTCCGGTAAAGAGCTTCAACGTGGTAGCGATGGATTATCCTGCCATGACGTTCAATTCGAAGGCGCCTGAAGCCATTGAAGTGGACTTCGAGCGCAAGATACAGATCACAAATCCGGAAGCCAAGGTTTACGCTCTGGAAGAGGACGTGGCCAAGGTTTCAGGCGGATCACAGCCCATGCCGCTCACGCTGCGCGTCAATACCGGCGATTGCGTGAAGGTGAATCTGAAAAATAAAATGAAAGAGAGCAAGGCGTCTTTCTCGGCCATCGGATTGGCGTTCGATCCGAAGGATTCAATGGGCGCCAACATCGGCAATAACCCTGGTGACCAGACGATCGCACCGGGAGCCGAACGGACCTACACATATTATGCGGATCCGTTCAACGGCGAGACCACGTCACTGGTGTGGGACTGGGGCAACGTCATGACCAACCCGCGGAATGGATTGTTCGGTGCGGTTGTTGTCGGTCCGAAGGGTTCAAAGTATCGGGATCCGAAAACGGGTGCCGATTTGACCAATAAGAATGCATGGGCCGCCGACGTCATCATCGATCGGTCGGTGCCGGGGAACGAAACCCGGGCCAACTATCGGGACGTGGCGTTGTTCTTCCAGGACGAAGACAACATCATCGGCACAAGCTTCATGCCCTATGTACAAAACGTGGCGGGTTTGACCGGCGTCAATTATCGGTCAGAACCCTACAAGTATCGTGAAGAGCAGGGATGCTCGCTGGGCAAAGTCTTCCAGCCTTGTAAGGCCGATAAGCCTGAAGATCCGGCGACGCCCATCATCGAGACGCATGCGGGTGATCCCGTGCGGATCCACGTGATCGGAGCCAATAACGAGCAGAACGGCATGTTCAGCGTTGAGAAGCACGAATGGCCGATCGAGCCGTTCATGCGCGGAGCCGATCAAATCAGCGTGGTCGAATTCTCCGGCTCGGAAGTGCTGGATGCCTTTGTGTCGTCGGCCGGTGGACCCTATCGGTTGCCGGGCGACTATGTGTACAGCAACCAGCGATTGCCGTATTCTCAGTCCGGGCAATGGGGCTACCTCCGTGTATTGCCGTCAGGCGATCAGCGGTTGTTGCCGCTCTCCGGAGCCGGTGCCGGAATGAAGAGCGCGTCGTTGGAAGAAGCAGCGCACGTTATCCCAGTTGCTGCAAAATAG
- a CDS encoding APC family permease encodes MLLKRWLVGDPIKTAQAADERLTKTLALPVFSSNAISSVAYATEEILLVLTLAGTAAIIWSIPVSLAILFLILVLTISYRQIIHEYPEGGGAYLVARTNLGEVPALVAAAALMIDYVLTVAVSVAAGVAALTSAVPDLFQHRGTMGLVAILFIVVMNLRGMRESGKFFAIPTYFAIGMLGVMVASGTILSLLAPDTDSAARSLSGAGTHLEGLTLFLILRSFAAGCSAVTGMEVISNGIKSFRHPESRNAAATMLWMSAILASLFAGISWMAYHYGILPKVDETVMSQLARLTFGTGLTYYIVQLATMMLLVLAANSAFAGFPQLASILARDGFMPHQMATFGDRLVFSNGIIILGLFAGMLLFLFEGDTHALIPLYAIGVFVSFTLSQAGMVKRWLVKKGLRWRYKLAVNGVGAVTTGIATVIIASTKFVQGAWIVFLLVALLIFMFRGIRSHYKAVSEQVSLSRDSRPPRPRRNIVIIPIGAVNRAVVRAVDYARSHGGEVKAVLIDVDKEETALVEIKWAQWGCGVPLIVLPSPYRSILRALLGYIEEQRQKDPECWITVVIPEILPAQWWQNILHNQRALMLKAALLFKDRVVLTDVPFHLTR; translated from the coding sequence ATGCTCCTCAAGCGGTGGTTAGTCGGTGATCCCATCAAGACGGCGCAAGCCGCCGATGAACGACTCACGAAGACCCTAGCCCTCCCGGTTTTCTCATCGAATGCAATCTCCTCCGTAGCTTATGCAACCGAGGAAATTCTCCTCGTGCTGACACTCGCCGGTACCGCGGCGATTATCTGGTCTATCCCAGTCAGCCTCGCAATTCTGTTTCTAATTCTGGTCCTCACCATCTCGTATCGTCAGATCATCCATGAATATCCGGAGGGGGGCGGAGCCTATCTGGTAGCACGCACCAATCTTGGGGAAGTACCGGCTCTGGTCGCGGCTGCGGCACTCATGATCGATTATGTCCTCACCGTGGCGGTCAGTGTGGCGGCCGGGGTGGCGGCGCTGACGTCGGCGGTCCCCGATTTATTTCAGCACCGGGGAACCATGGGTCTCGTCGCGATCCTATTCATCGTGGTGATGAACTTGCGAGGTATGCGCGAGTCAGGAAAGTTTTTTGCTATTCCCACATATTTCGCGATCGGCATGTTGGGCGTCATGGTGGCGAGCGGTACAATTCTATCGCTATTAGCTCCGGACACTGACTCGGCGGCACGATCCCTCAGCGGGGCAGGCACGCACTTGGAGGGCCTGACGCTATTTCTCATCTTGCGCTCTTTCGCGGCTGGTTGCTCTGCCGTGACCGGCATGGAGGTCATTTCAAACGGAATCAAATCATTTCGGCATCCGGAATCTCGGAATGCCGCCGCTACCATGCTATGGATGTCCGCCATCCTTGCTTCGCTGTTCGCGGGAATCAGCTGGATGGCCTATCACTATGGCATTCTTCCAAAGGTAGACGAGACCGTCATGTCGCAATTGGCCCGCCTAACGTTTGGAACAGGCCTGACCTACTACATCGTCCAACTTGCCACGATGATGCTCCTGGTCCTGGCCGCCAATAGCGCGTTCGCGGGATTTCCACAATTGGCATCCATTCTGGCTCGGGACGGATTCATGCCTCATCAAATGGCCACCTTTGGTGACCGCCTTGTGTTTTCCAACGGCATCATCATCCTTGGCCTGTTCGCGGGCATGCTGCTCTTTCTCTTCGAAGGCGACACTCATGCCCTAATCCCCTTGTATGCCATCGGCGTGTTCGTCTCGTTTACCCTCTCTCAGGCCGGCATGGTCAAACGGTGGCTGGTCAAGAAGGGCCTGCGTTGGCGTTACAAATTGGCGGTGAACGGTGTCGGTGCGGTGACCACCGGCATCGCAACCGTCATCATCGCCAGCACGAAGTTTGTTCAAGGAGCTTGGATCGTATTTCTGTTGGTGGCGCTATTGATCTTCATGTTCAGAGGTATCCGATCCCACTACAAGGCCGTTTCCGAGCAGGTGTCCTTATCACGCGATAGCCGCCCTCCTCGTCCACGCCGAAACATCGTCATTATTCCCATCGGAGCCGTGAATCGGGCCGTGGTGCGGGCTGTCGATTACGCGCGGAGCCATGGAGGCGAGGTCAAGGCGGTCCTCATCGACGTCGACAAGGAAGAGACCGCGCTCGTCGAAATCAAATGGGCTCAATGGGGATGTGGCGTTCCGCTGATTGTGCTTCCCTCTCCCTATCGGTCGATCCTACGGGCGTTGTTGGGTTACATCGAAGAACAACGCCAGAAAGATCCCGAATGTTGGATTACCGTCGTGATCCCTGAAATCCTCCCCGCGCAATGGTGGCAAAACATCTTGCATAATCAACGTGCACTGATGCTCAAAGCCGCACTGTTATTCAAGGACCGGGTCGTCCTGACGGACGTTCCCTTCCATTTGACGAGGTGA
- a CDS encoding PKD domain-containing protein, with protein MNQSQNSVGRSLRRFLPFLAGLSVTIGLAAPVFAFKISEPREGAALKSGQTVTAHVDLGNDIGIVKVRYYWYGEQDDTLVEQDDATATGSIIAPVALVGKSDHDPAFGGPLAVPKDGIGPMRLLAVAEISRGRLGTRSVFDEIVVNVEPQGEMTAIDFETDKPLQLGRSGQSSAFGHVDSMGKIFELPVVADFSDGVTRRISAPSTGTSYQSSNENVLKIVGGGMLQIVGNGKTTLTVSNRGRQSQLDVDVNVNEEPNEPPVADAGSNKTVKAGTKVKLNGLKSHDAEGEALYYAWSQVRGSKVPLLDVNGPEATFQAPQVSEARIYRFKLRVTDKKGADSMPAFVEVTVEP; from the coding sequence GTGAACCAATCTCAAAACTCGGTCGGCCGGTCCCTTCGGCGGTTTCTTCCGTTCCTGGCCGGTCTGTCGGTAACGATCGGTCTGGCAGCACCGGTCTTTGCCTTCAAGATTTCCGAACCCCGGGAAGGTGCCGCGCTGAAATCCGGACAGACCGTCACCGCTCACGTAGATTTGGGCAACGACATCGGCATCGTGAAAGTCAGGTACTATTGGTATGGCGAACAGGATGACACTCTCGTGGAACAGGACGACGCGACCGCGACAGGATCAATTATCGCCCCGGTCGCTCTCGTCGGGAAATCCGATCACGACCCGGCATTCGGAGGCCCGCTCGCGGTACCGAAGGATGGGATCGGTCCGATGCGACTGCTGGCCGTGGCCGAAATATCCAGGGGACGGCTGGGGACGCGCTCCGTCTTCGACGAGATCGTCGTGAACGTGGAACCGCAAGGCGAGATGACCGCCATCGATTTCGAAACCGATAAACCCCTGCAGCTCGGGCGCTCGGGGCAATCCTCGGCGTTCGGGCACGTCGATTCGATGGGCAAGATTTTCGAGTTGCCGGTCGTTGCCGACTTTTCTGATGGAGTCACCAGGCGTATTAGCGCTCCATCGACCGGCACATCCTATCAATCGTCCAACGAGAATGTGCTGAAGATCGTTGGCGGAGGTATGCTTCAAATCGTCGGCAATGGGAAAACCACTCTTACGGTTTCAAATCGCGGCCGACAATCTCAGCTGGATGTTGATGTCAACGTGAATGAGGAACCGAACGAACCGCCGGTCGCCGATGCCGGCTCGAATAAGACGGTCAAGGCCGGCACAAAAGTAAAACTCAACGGTCTCAAGAGTCACGACGCCGAAGGTGAGGCGCTCTACTACGCATGGAGCCAGGTGCGTGGCAGTAAAGTGCCCCTGCTCGACGTCAACGGACCCGAAGCAACGTTTCAGGCCCCTCAGGTATCAGAGGCACGCATCTATCGGTTCAAACTCCGCGTTACCGATAAGAAGGGTGCGGACTCGATGCCGGCATTTGTCGAGGTGACCGTCGAACCCTAA
- a CDS encoding HEXXH motif-containing putative peptide modification protein, whose protein sequence is MTQLCASSLVTRLGHEFQQSMKSLLLDLCRDLERSYSGYARRYEVPTSLFRYVALGFSDTCYSHWRVVGWIETMNDLVYFIDLLQQFTGERDRRSFAEQCYAECEGKFFENSYLDELFPHGRAQATGLASRLEWLCMRLARELNQEAVLLDPQRAIAWSGRSEKPYQFVGTLEQQFERGEEPFIFPTGIDGDEFVAPAAVRKSIGPSARVSLEINHKGIILHATKRYVLCAMEGSILKWHWARRKQQKLGRRSATPRVGSTLRYGKNREPQSVVPTSPNQRARVTRAWQTIEKAWPEGYGLLKLLTSHIIPLNARGVVSFSYRHRPGLSFINCFHRGNLDLIDDLIHENSHHHLNLLLRKHVLYGGDRNQQIFYSPWRRSLRPIRGILHAAFTFTMGAILFERLSSWAMTHGGRRGWKQAGLTASDLVRARFRCLEEIESVRYSLEDLRYAGRRLKWLTGSGVRLVRQLEDAIGEAECGIAPHREQVMASRFGPAFRRHVKALRAARRNYGLSHLHSV, encoded by the coding sequence ATGACCCAATTATGCGCCTCTTCGCTCGTCACTCGCCTTGGTCACGAGTTCCAACAATCGATGAAATCCCTTCTCCTGGATCTTTGCCGGGATCTTGAGAGGAGCTATTCCGGGTATGCCCGGAGATATGAGGTCCCGACGTCTCTCTTCCGGTATGTGGCGTTGGGATTCAGCGACACGTGCTATTCGCACTGGAGGGTGGTGGGATGGATCGAGACGATGAATGATCTTGTGTACTTCATCGATTTGCTCCAGCAATTCACCGGCGAACGGGACCGGCGGTCATTCGCAGAGCAATGCTATGCCGAGTGTGAAGGGAAGTTTTTCGAAAACAGCTATCTTGACGAGCTGTTTCCGCACGGACGCGCACAGGCAACAGGACTCGCCTCGAGACTCGAATGGCTGTGCATGCGGCTCGCGCGCGAACTCAATCAAGAGGCGGTCCTCCTTGACCCGCAACGTGCCATTGCCTGGAGCGGTCGATCGGAGAAGCCATATCAATTCGTTGGGACGCTCGAACAACAGTTCGAACGCGGCGAAGAGCCGTTTATTTTTCCCACCGGCATTGACGGGGATGAATTTGTCGCTCCGGCGGCAGTGAGAAAATCCATTGGACCATCGGCGCGAGTATCGCTGGAGATCAACCACAAGGGAATCATTCTTCATGCAACGAAGCGTTATGTCCTTTGCGCGATGGAGGGATCGATTCTCAAATGGCATTGGGCAAGGCGGAAACAGCAGAAGCTCGGTCGACGTTCAGCTACTCCTCGGGTGGGCTCGACATTGCGGTATGGAAAAAACCGGGAGCCTCAGTCGGTTGTGCCGACCTCGCCGAACCAGCGGGCCCGAGTGACGAGAGCGTGGCAGACGATTGAGAAGGCTTGGCCGGAAGGATATGGTCTACTGAAATTGCTGACATCCCACATCATTCCGCTCAACGCCAGAGGAGTCGTGAGTTTCAGCTATCGGCACCGCCCGGGTCTTTCGTTCATCAATTGTTTTCATCGCGGGAATCTCGATCTCATCGATGATCTGATTCACGAAAACAGCCACCATCATCTCAACCTGCTGTTGCGTAAACACGTCCTGTACGGCGGAGACCGGAATCAGCAGATCTTCTATTCGCCCTGGCGTCGCAGTCTCAGACCGATTCGAGGCATTCTGCACGCCGCGTTCACCTTCACGATGGGAGCAATACTGTTTGAACGGCTCTCGTCGTGGGCGATGACCCATGGCGGACGGAGGGGATGGAAACAAGCCGGATTGACTGCCAGCGACTTGGTTCGGGCGCGCTTCCGTTGCCTGGAAGAGATCGAGTCGGTTCGGTATTCCCTGGAAGATCTACGGTATGCTGGCCGCCGCCTGAAATGGCTTACCGGCTCCGGGGTACGGCTGGTCCGACAACTTGAAGATGCCATCGGCGAGGCGGAGTGTGGCATCGCCCCTCACCGCGAACAGGTGATGGCTTCGAGGTTTGGTCCCGCGTTTCGCCGACACGTCAAGGCGCTCCGAGCGGCGCGTAGAAATTATGGGCTGTCCCACCTGCACAGTGTGTAG